GTGAAGAAAGGATGATTAGAGAGGGGGAAAAAGTTCTTCTCTTAGACCCTAGAGGGAAAAAATACATAGTAACTGCCCAGAAAAAAGACTTTCACACAGATTTAGGCATAATAAAGCTCGAAGAAATTATCGGAAAGGAGTTTGGAGATTCAATAAGAAGCCACAAAGGCTACGAGTTCAAGATCCTAAGACCGAAGATAATAGACTACCTTGATAAGATGAAGAGAGGACCTCAAATAGTTCACCAAAAAGATGCCGCCTTAATAGTTGCCTATGCAGGAATATCCCCTGGAGATTTTATAGTTGAAGCTGGTGTCGGAAGCGGCGCTCTAACCCTATTCTTGGCCAATATAGTGGGGCCAGAGGGAAAGATAGTGAGTTATGAAATCAGAGAAGATTTTGCAAAACTCGCATGGGAAAACATAAAATGGGCCGGATTTGAAGATAGAGTCACTATAAAGCTAAAGAACATATACGAGGGCATAGATGAGGAAAACGTTGATCACGTAATTCTTGATTTGCCTCAACCAGAAAATGTAGTTGAACACGCAGCAAAGGCTTTAAAGCCGGGAGGGTTCTTTGTCGCCTACACCCCCTGTGCAAATCAGGTTATGAGGTTAAGGGAAAAGCTCAGGGAATTTAAAGATGTTTTCGTGAAGCCTAGAACAATAGACGTGGTGGTATTTGAGCAAGAAGTGAAGAAAGATTGCATGAGGCCAACTACAACGATTCTCGCCCACACAGGTTACATAACATTCGCAAGAAAGAGATAGAGAATCAGACGAGAGGGGGCTCATCATCGGTGAGCCTCCTCAGGGTACCGTGAAGGTCATCACCAATTTTGAATTTCCCGAAAGGTTTATAACTTTCTATCCAAGGTCATCTTGGGAATAAGGGCCCGTGGTCTAGTTGGTTATGACGCCGCCCTTACGAGGCGGAGGTCCGGGGTTCGAATCCCCGCGGGCCCACCAGAAATGTTCTTCTCTCACGTCCATCTCTTTAAGAGGAGCACTACAACTGCAATAACCCCAAAAACCATTAAAACTAAGAGGAATAACCCAGATTTTACATTATTTGCCTCTTTTGCAGTTTTTCTAACATGAGAGATCAATGACGTCGTAGATTTTTTGGATTCCTTTTCAGGTTCAACGTTTGGATGAATAACCGTTAAATAAAGATCTTTTCTAATAGTTTCATTCCCCTTTTTAGCTATTATATACAAATCAACGCTGTCATTGAGTGTTAGTACAACACTTCCCTCCCTTGAATGGGCGATATTAGAATCGACGATCTCCCCACTTGTGTACCAGTATATCTTGACTTTCTCCCCTTTTTCAAATACAAGAGAAGACGAGTTTGTCTTAAGTATCACATATAGGGGCTCCTCAAAACTTTTATTTGCAGCCTTTATTATCCTATAGATTACTCTCATCTTTTCCCAATTAACAGTCCTCCAATCATCAAGAAGAATCCCTCCGGTATCCCCACTATCAGGATTTAGACACCAATAGAAGAAATTGTAGATCCCCTTCTT
This is a stretch of genomic DNA from Pyrococcus sp. ST04. It encodes these proteins:
- a CDS encoding tRNA (adenine-N1)-methyltransferase; translated protein: MIREGEKVLLLDPRGKKYIVTAQKKDFHTDLGIIKLEEIIGKEFGDSIRSHKGYEFKILRPKIIDYLDKMKRGPQIVHQKDAALIVAYAGISPGDFIVEAGVGSGALTLFLANIVGPEGKIVSYEIREDFAKLAWENIKWAGFEDRVTIKLKNIYEGIDEENVDHVILDLPQPENVVEHAAKALKPGGFFVAYTPCANQVMRLREKLREFKDVFVKPRTIDVVVFEQEVKKDCMRPTTTILAHTGYITFARKR